In one window of Polaromonas naphthalenivorans CJ2 DNA:
- a CDS encoding DUF1993 domain-containing protein, producing the protein MTSAIYTASIPVFKQMLGGLSGVLAKADAHVAAKNIDPNALLQARLFPDMFTMLRQVQVATDFAKSVSARLAGVDVPKLADDEQSFAELQARIATVLAFIEGLDAALFDEAATREIVTQAGTPKEKRFTGESYLFSYGLPHFFFHTTTAYAILRHNGVEVGKKDYIGTY; encoded by the coding sequence ATGACCAGCGCTATCTACACTGCCTCGATTCCCGTTTTCAAACAGATGCTGGGCGGCCTCAGCGGGGTGCTGGCCAAGGCCGACGCGCATGTTGCCGCGAAAAACATCGACCCCAACGCCTTGCTGCAGGCGCGGCTTTTCCCCGACATGTTCACCATGCTGCGCCAGGTCCAGGTCGCCACCGACTTCGCCAAGAGCGTCTCGGCCCGGCTGGCCGGCGTGGACGTGCCCAAGCTGGCCGACGACGAGCAGAGTTTTGCCGAGCTGCAGGCGCGCATCGCCACCGTGCTGGCGTTCATCGAAGGCCTGGATGCGGCCCTGTTCGACGAAGCCGCCACGCGCGAAATCGTCACGCAGGCCGGAACGCCGAAGGAAAAGCGCTTTACCGGCGAGTCCTACCTGTTCAGCTACGGCCTGCCGCATTTCTTTTTCCACACCACCACGGCCTACGCCATCCTGCGCCACAACGGCGTGGAAGTGGGCAAGAAGGACTACATCGGTACGTATTGA
- the hmpA gene encoding NO-inducible flavohemoprotein translates to MLTPEQRAIVKSTVPLLETGGEALTTHFYKIMLAEHPEVRPFFNQAHQANGDQPRALANGVLMYARNIDRLEQLGGLVNQIIQKHVSLQIEAAHYPVVGSCLLRAIREVLGAEIATDEVIAAWAAAYQQLADILIGAEEKIYADVAAAPGGWRGGRAFRVARKVAESAEITSFYLEPQDGGALADFEPGQYIGLRLVVNGQEIRRNYSLSAAPNGSDYRISVKREPGGVASNYLHDQVHEGDVLELAPPAGEFVLADSDKPLVLISGGVGITPTLAMLDAALLGTRPVHFIHFARNRSAHAFRAAIEARHARHAQLKRFYVYDEHADEAQAPHAIGLLSSARLAEWLPDSRDVDAYFLGPKPFMRRVKQQLRELGVPESQTRYEFFGPASALE, encoded by the coding sequence ATGCTGACCCCAGAACAACGCGCCATCGTCAAATCCACCGTCCCGCTGCTGGAGACCGGCGGCGAGGCTCTGACCACCCATTTCTACAAGATCATGCTGGCCGAGCATCCCGAGGTGCGGCCGTTTTTCAACCAGGCGCACCAGGCCAACGGCGACCAGCCGCGCGCGCTGGCCAACGGCGTGCTGATGTACGCGCGCAACATCGACCGGCTGGAGCAGCTCGGCGGGCTGGTCAACCAGATCATCCAGAAGCATGTGTCGCTGCAGATCGAGGCGGCGCATTACCCGGTGGTGGGCAGCTGCCTGCTGCGCGCCATCCGCGAGGTGCTGGGCGCTGAAATCGCCACCGACGAAGTGATTGCCGCCTGGGCTGCGGCCTACCAGCAGCTGGCCGACATCCTGATCGGCGCGGAAGAAAAGATTTACGCCGACGTGGCCGCCGCCCCTGGCGGCTGGCGCGGCGGACGCGCGTTTCGCGTGGCGCGCAAAGTGGCCGAAAGCGCCGAGATCACCTCGTTCTACCTGGAGCCGCAGGACGGCGGCGCACTGGCCGATTTCGAGCCCGGCCAGTACATCGGCCTGCGCCTGGTGGTGAACGGCCAGGAAATCCGCCGCAATTATTCGCTTTCGGCCGCGCCCAACGGCAGCGACTACCGCATCAGCGTCAAGCGCGAGCCGGGCGGCGTGGCCTCGAATTACCTGCATGACCAGGTGCATGAAGGCGATGTGCTGGAGCTGGCTCCGCCGGCCGGCGAATTCGTGCTGGCGGACAGCGACAAGCCGCTGGTTCTGATCAGCGGCGGCGTCGGCATCACGCCCACGCTGGCCATGCTGGACGCGGCCTTGCTGGGAACGCGGCCAGTGCATTTCATCCACTTTGCGCGCAACCGCTCGGCGCATGCGTTTCGCGCCGCCATCGAGGCGCGCCATGCCCGGCATGCCCAGCTCAAGCGCTTTTATGTCTATGACGAGCATGCGGACGAAGCGCAGGCGCCGCACGCCATTGGCCTGCTCAGCAGCGCGCGGCTGGCCGAATGGCTGCCGGATTCGCGCGACGTGGACGCCTACTTTTTAGGCCCCAAGCCCTTCATGCGGCGCGTCAAGCAGCAGCTGCGCGAACTGGGCGTGCCTGAATCGCAGACCCGCTACGAGTTTTTCGGCCCGGCCAGCGCGCTGGAATGA
- the norR gene encoding nitric oxide reductase transcriptional regulator NorR, whose translation MIANPMLQALVPLVDDLSRELPDSERYRRLLDAMRALLPCDAVALLRLDGDWLLPLAVNGLSRDTLGRRFKIDEHPRFGLLLAAGGPLRIAADSPLPDPYDGLVEGFHGQLEVHDCMGCPVRVGEKPWGLLTLDALASERLARVDLRDLQAFASLAAATVSVVQRIEGLALRAEDERRRADIFRALMAEKSAPPALIGQSPAHLRLLEEIASAGNSALTVLLTGETGVGKELVAQALHAASPRAARPLISLNCAALPETLVESELFGHVRGAFSGAVADRRGKFELADGGTLFLDEVGELPLAVQAKLLRVLQGGQLQRLGSDREHQVDVRVIAATNRDLAAEVRDGRFRADFYHRLSVYPLAVPPLRERGQDVLLLAGNFLEQNRSRLGLGSLRLDASARAALLAHDWPGNVRELEHLVSRSALKALAGQSPRPRIVSLSARHFDFPVAPESAAAGTTAAATDTPAASAATPVDLRTSTEAHQRQCIEAALERHRHNWASAARELGLHRANLVRLARRLGLAGKGPAE comes from the coding sequence TTGATTGCCAACCCGATGCTGCAGGCCTTGGTGCCGCTGGTCGATGACCTGTCGCGCGAACTGCCTGACAGCGAGCGCTACCGCCGCCTGCTGGATGCGATGCGTGCCTTGCTGCCCTGCGACGCGGTGGCCCTGCTGCGGCTGGACGGCGACTGGCTGCTGCCGCTGGCGGTCAACGGCCTGAGCCGCGACACGCTGGGCAGGCGCTTCAAAATCGACGAGCACCCGCGCTTTGGCCTGCTGCTGGCGGCCGGCGGCCCGTTGCGCATTGCCGCCGACAGCCCGCTGCCCGATCCCTACGACGGCCTGGTCGAGGGCTTTCATGGCCAGCTGGAGGTGCATGACTGCATGGGCTGCCCGGTGCGGGTCGGTGAAAAGCCGTGGGGCCTGCTGACCCTCGACGCGCTCGCCAGCGAGCGCTTGGCGCGCGTCGATCTGCGCGACCTGCAGGCGTTCGCCAGCCTGGCGGCCGCCACCGTCAGCGTCGTGCAGCGCATCGAAGGCCTGGCCCTGCGGGCCGAAGACGAGCGCCGGCGCGCCGACATCTTTCGCGCGCTGATGGCCGAAAAAAGCGCGCCGCCCGCGCTGATCGGCCAAAGCCCCGCGCACCTGCGGCTGCTGGAGGAAATCGCCAGCGCCGGCAACAGCGCGCTGACGGTGCTGCTGACGGGCGAAACCGGCGTCGGCAAGGAACTGGTGGCGCAGGCGCTGCATGCCGCCTCGCCGCGCGCCGCGCGCCCGCTGATCAGCCTGAACTGCGCGGCGCTGCCCGAGACGCTGGTCGAAAGCGAGCTGTTCGGCCATGTGCGCGGTGCGTTTTCCGGCGCCGTGGCCGACCGGCGCGGCAAGTTCGAGCTGGCCGATGGCGGCACGCTGTTCCTCGACGAAGTCGGCGAGTTGCCGCTGGCGGTACAGGCCAAGCTGCTGCGCGTGCTGCAGGGCGGGCAGCTGCAGCGCCTGGGCTCGGACCGCGAGCACCAGGTCGATGTGCGCGTGATTGCCGCCACCAACCGCGACCTGGCCGCCGAGGTGCGAGACGGCCGCTTTCGCGCCGATTTTTACCACCGGCTCAGCGTCTATCCGCTGGCCGTTCCGCCGCTGCGCGAGCGCGGCCAGGACGTGCTGCTGCTGGCGGGCAATTTCCTGGAGCAGAACCGTTCGCGGCTGGGGCTGGGCAGCCTGCGGCTCGATGCCAGCGCGCGCGCTGCGCTGCTGGCGCACGACTGGCCCGGCAATGTGCGCGAGCTGGAGCACTTGGTCAGCCGCAGCGCGCTCAAGGCGCTGGCCGGCCAGTCGCCACGGCCCCGCATCGTGAGCCTGAGCGCCCGGCATTTTGACTTTCCGGTGGCGCCAGAAAGCGCGGCGGCAGGAACCACGGCGGCGGCCACGGATACGCCCGCCGCCAGCGCTGCGACGCCCGTCGATTTGCGCACCTCGACCGAGGCGCACCAGCGCCAGTGCATAGAAGCGGCTTTGGAGCGCCATCGCCACAACTGGGCCTCGGCCGCGCGCGAGTTGGGCCTGCACCGCGCCAACCTGGTCAGGCTGGCCCGGCGGCTGGGGCTGGCTGGAAAAGGGCCGGCAGAATGA
- a CDS encoding DUF4864 domain-containing protein, which translates to MKTSSTLPSLFACHLAQWLAAALAAFMLWGPAQASPLSSDDEKGVRAVVEGQLAALARDDARAAFSFAAPNVRRTVGSAAQFMEMVRRNYPAIYRPASAAFLKPEDHHGQVLQRVQLMDDDGNAWLAFYSLQRQKDKTWRITGCQVVPNKGRMA; encoded by the coding sequence ATGAAAACCAGTTCAACCCTCCCCTCTCTTTTTGCTTGCCACCTGGCGCAGTGGCTGGCAGCGGCGCTGGCCGCCTTCATGCTGTGGGGGCCGGCGCAGGCGTCGCCGCTCAGCAGCGACGACGAGAAAGGCGTGCGCGCCGTGGTTGAAGGCCAACTGGCCGCGCTGGCCAGGGACGACGCCCGCGCGGCGTTTTCGTTCGCTGCACCCAATGTGCGAAGAACCGTCGGTTCGGCAGCGCAATTCATGGAGATGGTGCGCAGAAACTATCCGGCCATCTACCGCCCCGCCTCGGCCGCTTTCCTCAAGCCCGAGGACCACCATGGACAAGTCCTCCAGCGGGTGCAGCTGATGGATGACGACGGCAATGCCTGGCTGGCGTTTTATAGCCTGCAGCGGCAAAAGGACAAGACCTGGCGCATCACCGGCTGCCAGGTCGTGCCCAACAAGGGGCGCATGGCCTGA
- a CDS encoding alpha/beta hydrolase has protein sequence MSLQIIEAQTGENPVATILIMHGLGADGRDFVPIAEQLDLSSIGPVRFLFPSAPHMPVTINGGYSMPAWYDILGADLVSRQDEAGMRQTQASMEAIIANEKARGIAASRIVVAGFSQGCAMALMAGLRHKERLAGIAGLSGYLPLAEKTLAEGSAANKDVPIFLAHGSRDGVVALPRAVATRDALTAMGYPVEWHEYLMEHSVCPQEVADLEKWLLRVLA, from the coding sequence ATGTCCCTCCAGATCATTGAAGCCCAGACCGGCGAAAACCCCGTCGCCACCATTCTCATCATGCACGGCCTGGGCGCCGACGGGCGCGACTTCGTGCCGATTGCCGAGCAGCTCGATTTGTCGAGCATCGGGCCGGTGCGCTTTTTGTTTCCGAGCGCGCCGCACATGCCGGTGACGATCAACGGCGGCTACAGCATGCCCGCCTGGTACGACATTTTGGGCGCCGACCTGGTCAGCCGCCAGGACGAAGCCGGCATGCGCCAGACCCAGGCGTCCATGGAAGCCATCATCGCCAACGAAAAAGCGCGCGGCATTGCGGCCAGCCGCATCGTGGTCGCCGGTTTCTCGCAGGGCTGCGCCATGGCGCTGATGGCTGGCTTGCGCCACAAAGAGCGGCTGGCCGGCATTGCGGGCCTGTCGGGCTATTTGCCGCTGGCTGAAAAAACGCTTGCCGAAGGCAGCGCCGCCAACAAGGACGTGCCGATCTTCCTGGCCCACGGCTCGCGCGACGGCGTGGTGGCGCTGCCGCGCGCCGTCGCTACCCGTGACGCGTTGACGGCCATGGGTTACCCCGTCGAATGGCATGAGTACCTGATGGAGCATTCGGTCTGCCCGCAGGAAGTGGCTGACCTGGAGAAGTGGCTGCTGCGCGTCCTGGCCTGA
- the gshA gene encoding glutamate--cysteine ligase, whose product MTQLQAPANAIFQNRLSRLKALTPRQLKGMRRGIEKESLRAQPSGALALTPHPAALGSALTHPSITTDFSESQVELVTSAHLSPEAALAELTQLHQFTYRALKENGDEMLWVSSMPCGLPTDETIPIARFGSSNVGRAKSVYRMGLSHRYGRRMQTISGIHYNWSLPGVTSEQYFALIRNFRRQAFLLLYLFGASPAVCSTFVAGRQHELQKLTDNTMYMPHGTSLRMGRLGYQSDAQASLAVSYNSLEGYAASLQDALSRPYPAYEAVGIRNPGGDYNQLATTLLQIENEFYGTIRPKRVIRQGERPLHALRERGVEYIEVRLMDLDPFETVGINAQTMRFIDVFLLHCLLSDSPPDTPAEINELKHNQHQTAARGREPGVMLKRQGGEVALVEWGGEVLAQCAPIAAALDAVHGGTQYRDALAAAATGLADADTLPSARVLATMERDFDNSFVRFVRAQSLKTRDALQGLPLTDEQLARFTALSEQSVEERKKIEAADSLPFEEYRQHYVSPECLEVRVPEVAHV is encoded by the coding sequence ATGACCCAACTGCAGGCACCCGCCAATGCGATATTTCAAAACCGCCTGAGCCGCCTGAAAGCGCTCACGCCCCGGCAGCTCAAGGGCATGCGGCGCGGCATTGAAAAAGAAAGCCTGCGCGCCCAGCCCAGCGGCGCCCTGGCGCTGACGCCGCATCCCGCCGCCCTCGGTTCGGCCTTGACGCACCCGAGCATCACCACCGACTTCAGCGAATCGCAGGTCGAGCTGGTCACCAGCGCGCATCTCAGCCCCGAAGCCGCCCTGGCCGAACTCACGCAGCTGCACCAGTTCACCTACCGCGCGCTGAAGGAGAACGGCGACGAAATGCTCTGGGTCTCCAGCATGCCCTGCGGCCTGCCGACCGACGAGACCATTCCGATTGCCCGCTTCGGCTCGTCCAACGTCGGGCGCGCCAAGAGCGTCTATCGCATGGGCCTGTCGCACCGCTATGGCCGGCGCATGCAGACGATCTCGGGCATTCACTACAACTGGTCGCTGCCCGGCGTGACCAGCGAGCAGTATTTCGCGCTGATCCGCAATTTCCGCCGCCAGGCGTTCTTGCTGCTGTATCTGTTCGGCGCCTCGCCGGCGGTGTGCTCGACCTTTGTCGCCGGCCGCCAGCACGAGCTGCAAAAACTGACCGACAACACCATGTATATGCCGCACGGCACGTCGCTGCGCATGGGGCGGCTGGGCTACCAGAGCGATGCGCAGGCGTCGCTGGCCGTCAGCTACAACAGCCTCGAAGGCTATGCCGCGTCGCTGCAGGACGCACTGAGCCGGCCCTATCCGGCCTATGAGGCGGTGGGCATCCGCAACCCCGGCGGCGACTACAACCAGCTGGCCACGACGCTCTTGCAGATCGAGAACGAGTTCTACGGCACGATCCGCCCCAAGCGCGTGATTCGCCAGGGCGAGCGCCCGCTGCATGCGCTGCGCGAGCGCGGCGTCGAGTACATCGAGGTCCGCCTGATGGACCTGGACCCGTTCGAGACGGTCGGCATCAACGCGCAGACGATGCGTTTCATCGACGTGTTCCTGTTGCACTGCCTGTTGTCGGACAGCCCGCCCGACACGCCGGCCGAAATCAATGAACTCAAGCACAACCAGCACCAGACGGCGGCGCGCGGCCGCGAACCCGGCGTGATGCTCAAGCGCCAGGGCGGCGAGGTGGCGCTGGTGGAGTGGGGCGGCGAAGTGCTGGCCCAATGCGCGCCGATTGCCGCAGCGCTCGACGCCGTACACGGCGGCACGCAGTACCGCGATGCGCTGGCAGCGGCCGCAACGGGGCTGGCCGATGCCGACACGCTGCCGTCAGCCCGCGTGCTGGCCACCATGGAGCGCGACTTCGACAACTCCTTTGTCCGCTTTGTCCGCGCCCAGTCGCTCAAAACCCGCGACGCCCTGCAAGGCCTGCCGCTGACGGACGAGCAGCTGGCGCGCTTCACCGCGCTGAGCGAGCAGTCGGTCGAGGAACGCAAGAAGATCGAAGCCGCCGATAGCCTGCCGTTCGAGGAATACCGCCAGCACTATGTGTCGCCGGAATGTTTGGAGGTGCGGGTTCCAGAAGTCGCGCATGTCTGA
- a CDS encoding peptidase associated/transthyretin-like domain-containing protein yields the protein MLNGQRTVLTSQFFLPDALSEFLYTSLPDYRRTQVRETLNRNDGIALVAGSTVLGTVREEADRYVATLNVVVDPLATAVTAGMPMPGEGAPPEGERRGPPPGGANGPPPGGGPGRGKALSPAERLSALVPGKPKN from the coding sequence GTGCTGAACGGCCAGCGCACGGTGCTGACGTCGCAGTTCTTTTTGCCCGATGCGCTCAGTGAATTCCTCTACACCAGCCTGCCGGACTACCGGCGCACGCAGGTGCGCGAAACGCTCAACCGCAATGACGGCATTGCGCTGGTGGCCGGAAGCACGGTGCTGGGCACGGTGCGTGAAGAGGCGGACCGCTATGTCGCCACGCTCAATGTGGTGGTCGATCCCTTGGCCACCGCCGTGACAGCCGGCATGCCCATGCCGGGCGAAGGCGCGCCGCCTGAAGGCGAACGGCGCGGTCCGCCGCCCGGTGGTGCTAACGGCCCTCCTCCGGGCGGCGGTCCCGGGCGCGGCAAGGCGCTGAGTCCTGCCGAACGCCTGTCGGCGCTGGTACCCGGCAAGCCGAAAAACTGA
- a CDS encoding dioxygenase family protein, with translation MRFAVMDASGAPLPNARVDIWHCNAAGLYSGYAGQGDKQGISTKGSTFLRTSTSRC, from the coding sequence GTGCGTTTTGCCGTGATGGACGCCAGCGGCGCGCCGCTGCCCAATGCCCGCGTGGACATCTGGCACTGCAATGCCGCTGGGCTGTATTCGGGCTATGCGGGCCAAGGCGACAAGCAGGGCATCAGCACCAAGGGAAGCACGTTTTTGCGCACATCCACTTCAAGGTGCTGA
- a CDS encoding phosphate-starvation-inducible PsiE family protein: MPTKHPASQKLLAETREQWSLLSLYERFEQIVAIVLSLVIAVIIALALVQLLIRIVPLLVSGAIDPLDHEVFQTLFGMIMTLLIAMEFKHSIIRVALRRSSIVQVKTVMLISLIALGRKFVILDTKATSASTIAALAGATLVLGLVYWLLRERDDRLPDGEGD, encoded by the coding sequence ATGCCAACCAAACATCCCGCGTCCCAAAAGCTCCTGGCGGAAACCCGTGAGCAATGGTCACTCTTGTCGCTGTACGAGCGCTTCGAGCAGATTGTGGCGATTGTTTTAAGTCTCGTGATCGCAGTGATCATCGCTCTGGCTCTCGTGCAACTACTCATCCGCATCGTCCCGCTGTTGGTGAGCGGCGCCATAGATCCACTGGATCATGAAGTCTTTCAAACGCTCTTTGGCATGATCATGACGCTGCTCATCGCCATGGAATTCAAGCATTCGATCATTCGCGTTGCACTGCGGCGATCGAGCATCGTCCAGGTCAAGACCGTTATGCTCATCTCGCTCATCGCCTTGGGCCGCAAGTTCGTCATTCTTGATACCAAAGCCACGAGCGCGAGCACCATTGCGGCGCTGGCGGGCGCAACCCTGGTCCTCGGGCTGGTCTACTGGCTGCTGCGCGAGCGCGACGACCGTCTCCCGGACGGCGAAGGCGATTAG
- a CDS encoding oxidoreductase-like domain-containing protein produces the protein MADLCAPASREVWQLLFTALQQRARDMGVTLRRPPPEPTTCCGRGCNGCVWEGFYSAAAYWREEALLELQPQ, from the coding sequence ATGGCTGACCTGTGCGCGCCCGCCAGCCGGGAGGTTTGGCAACTGCTGTTCACCGCCCTGCAGCAGCGCGCCCGCGACATGGGCGTAACCCTGCGCCGGCCTCCGCCAGAACCCACGACCTGCTGCGGGCGCGGCTGCAATGGCTGCGTGTGGGAGGGTTTTTACAGCGCTGCTGCTTATTGGCGTGAAGAGGCTTTGCTTGAACTGCAGCCGCAATAG
- the ylqF gene encoding ribosome biogenesis GTPase YlqF, whose protein sequence is MAIQWFPGHMHLTKKAIAERIKEIDVVIELLDARLPGSSANPMLAELTGAKPALKVLNKQDLADPARTALWLEHYNSQPGTRAIGLDASMSTPAKALIDACHALAPTRGSMVKPMRVLICGIPNVGKSTLINTLTGKRATKTGDEAGITKVEQRLVLADGFYLWDTPGMLWPRIIVAKSGYNLAASGAIGRNAFEEEEVALELLDYLIPNYPQALAARYKLELTPGITDEQVLEEIGRKRGAVLSKGRINLQKAAEIVIYEFRAATLGRITLETPEEFAQWLAAGQLLDAERQVKKDKIETSRLIKLKKIPRPPRTDAS, encoded by the coding sequence ATGGCCATTCAGTGGTTTCCCGGTCACATGCACCTGACCAAAAAAGCTATTGCAGAGCGCATCAAGGAAATTGATGTGGTGATCGAACTGCTCGACGCCCGCCTGCCCGGCTCCAGCGCCAACCCGATGCTGGCCGAGCTGACCGGCGCCAAGCCCGCGCTCAAGGTGCTCAACAAGCAGGATCTGGCCGACCCGGCGCGCACCGCGCTCTGGCTGGAGCACTACAACAGCCAGCCCGGCACCCGCGCCATCGGCCTGGACGCCAGCATGAGCACGCCGGCCAAGGCGCTGATCGATGCCTGTCACGCGCTGGCGCCGACGCGCGGCAGCATGGTCAAGCCGATGCGCGTGCTGATCTGCGGCATTCCCAACGTCGGCAAATCCACGCTCATCAACACCCTGACCGGCAAGCGCGCGACCAAGACCGGCGACGAGGCCGGCATCACCAAGGTCGAGCAGCGGCTGGTGCTGGCTGACGGCTTTTACCTGTGGGACACGCCGGGCATGCTCTGGCCGCGCATCATCGTCGCCAAGAGCGGCTACAACCTGGCCGCCAGCGGCGCGATTGGCCGCAACGCGTTTGAAGAAGAAGAGGTGGCGCTGGAACTGCTCGACTACCTGATTCCGAACTACCCGCAAGCGCTGGCCGCGCGCTACAAGCTGGAGTTGACGCCGGGCATCACCGACGAGCAAGTGCTGGAAGAAATCGGCCGCAAGCGCGGTGCGGTTTTATCCAAGGGCCGCATCAACCTGCAAAAAGCCGCCGAGATCGTGATTTACGAATTCCGCGCCGCCACGCTGGGCCGCATCACGCTGGAGACGCCCGAGGAGTTTGCCCAATGGCTGGCTGCTGGGCAACTGCTGGACGCCGAGCGGCAGGTGAAAAAGGACAAGATCGAAACCAGCCGCCTGATCAAGCTGAAGAAGATTCCC